A genomic window from Quercus lobata isolate SW786 chromosome 10, ValleyOak3.0 Primary Assembly, whole genome shotgun sequence includes:
- the LOC115963826 gene encoding probable alpha,alpha-trehalose-phosphate synthase [UDP-forming] 9, with translation MVSRSSRISLLELSSADMLSFPQTPRPLPRVLTAPGMIPDVDSSGDLDVLSPKTRQKIIIVANFLPLHAQKDPESGRWCFSFDEDALYLQLKDGFSSNSDVVYVGSLKVDVDASEQEEVSQKLLEDFNCVPTFLPPDLQKKFYHGFCKQYLWTLFHYMLPICPDHGNGFDRMLWQAYVSANKIFADKVLEVINPEYDFVWVHDYHLMVLPTFLRKAFNRVKLGFFLHSPFPSSEIYRTLPVREEIMKALLNADLIGFHTYDYARHFLSCCSRLMGLVFESKRGHIGIEYFGRTVYIKILAVGIHMGQLESALNHPSSSMKAKEIQKQFKGKKLILGADDMDIFKGISLKLLAMEQLLQQHEELRGKLVMVQIINPARSTGKDVQEAKRETYMTTRRINEDFGFPGYEPVILIDRKVPTYEKTAYYALAECCIVNAVRDGMNLVPYKYTVCRQGTPKMDDALGIASASCRASMLVVSEFIGCSPSLSGAIKVNPWDTGAVANALYSAIMMPDLEKQLRHEKHFRYISTHDVAYWSRAFVQDLDRACKDHYRKRCWGLGFGLGFRVLSLSPSFRKLSIDHIVSAYRRTNRRAIFLDYDGTVVPQASIVKTPSPEVISVLNNLCDDPKNTVFIVSGRGKDSLNEWFAQCENLGLAAEHGYFIRWSRTSNWETNPIGTDFDWKRIAEPVMRSYTETTDGSNIEAKESALVWHHQDADPDFGTCQAKELLDHLENVLANEPVVVKRGQHIVEVKPQGVTKGLVAEKVLSAMISNGKQPDFVMCIGDDRSDEDMFESISSIANESCLPAAPEIFACTVGQKPSKARYYLDDTVDVVKLLQGLATASVIKPRCSSEIQVSFQDTA, from the exons ATGGTGTCAAGGTCTTCTCGCATAAGTTTGCTGGAATTGTCATCTGCGGATATGCTGAGTTTCCCTCAAACTCCTAGACCACTTCCACGGGTGTTGACTGCTCCTGGAATGATTCCAGATGTAGATAGTAGTGGAGATTTAGATGTTCTTTCCCCTAAAACCcgtcaaaaaataataatagtggcAAATTTTCTCCCTCTTCATGCTCAAAAGGATCCAGAATCTGGCAGATGGTGCTTTAGTTTTGATGAGGATGCACTTTATTTACAGCTTAAGGATGGTTTCTCATCTAACAGTGATGTTGTATATGTGGGATCTTTGAAGGTTGATGTAGATGCAAGTGAGCAAGAAGAAGTTTCCCAGAAACTGCTGGAGGATTTTAATTGTGTGCCCACATTCCTTCCTCCTGACCTTCAAAAGAAATTCTATCATGGATTCTGTAAACAATATTTGTGGACCCTTTTTCACTACATGCTGCCTATTTGCCCAGACCATGGCAATGGCTTTGACCGGATGCTTTGGCAGGCATATGTTTCTGCTAATAAAATATTTGCAGACAAGGTTCTGGAGGTGATCAATCCGGAATATGATTTTGTATGGGTTCATGACTATCACCTCATGGTTCTCCCTACATTTTTGAGAAAGGCTTTCAATCGAGTCAAGCTTGGCTTCTTCCTCCATAGCCCATTTCCCTCATCAGAAATCTACAGGACTCTGCCAGTCAGGGAAGAAATCATGAAAGCATTGCTTAATGCTGATTTGATTGGTTTTCATACATACGATTATGCTCGCCACTTTCTATCTTGTTGCAGTAGACTGATGGGCTTGGTGTTTGAATCTAAGCGGGGCCACATTGGAATTGAATATTTTGGACGCACTGtgtatatcaaaattttggcTGTGGGGATTCATATGGGTCAACTTGAATCTGCATTGAATCACCCATCTTCTTCCATGAAGGCCAAAGAGATCCAGAAACAATTCAAGGGGAAAAAACTAATTCTTGGTGCCGATGACATGGACATATTCAAAGGCATCAGTCTAAAATTATTAGCCATGGAACAGCTTTTGCAGCAGCATGAAGAGTTACGGGGCAAACTTGTCATGGTGCAAATTATAAATCCTGCAAGGAGCACAGGGAAAGATGTCCAAGAAGCAAAAAGGGAGACATATATGACTACCAGAAGGATAAATGAGGATTTTGGTTTTCCAGGCTATGAACCGGTTATTCTAATTGACCGTAAGGTCCCTACCTATGAGAAGACTGCCTATTATGCTTTGGCAGAATGTTGCATCGTAAATGCTGTGAGGGATGGTATGAATCTAGTCCCATACAAGTATACTGTTTGTAGGCAAGGGACTCCAAAAATGGATGATGCTCTGGGAATTGCCTCTGCTTCTTGTCGTGCTAGTATGCTTGTTGTTTCAGAGTTCATAGGATGCTCACCATCGCTAAGTGGGGCAATTAAGGTGAACCCATGGGATACTGGTGCTGTAGCCAATGCACTGTATTCGGCAATCATGATGCCTGATTTAGAGAAGCAGTTGCGGCACGAGAAACACTTTCGCTATATTAGCACTCATGATGTGGCTTATTGGTCCCGTGCTTTTGTGCAAGATTTGGATCGAGCATGCAAAGATCACTACAGAAAACGTTGTTGGGGCCTTGGATTTGGTCTGGGTTTTAGAGTTTTATCCCTCTCCCCAAGTTTCCGGAAGCTTTCTATTGATCACATAGTCTCTGCATATAGGAGGACGAATAGAAGAGCAATATTTTTGGATTATGATGGTACAGTAGTGCCCCAAGCTTCAATTGTTAAAACCCCATCCCCTGAAGTTATTTCTGTTCTGAACAACCTGTGTGATGACCCTAAGAACACAGTGTTCATAGTTAGTGGTAGAGGGAAAGACTCACTTAATGAATGGTTTGCTCAATGTGAGAATCTTGGTCTTGCGGCTGAGCATGGATACTTCATAAG GTGGAGTAGGACATCAAATTGGGAAACAAATCCCATAGGCACAGATTTTGATTGGAAAAGGATTGCAGAACCTGTAATGAGATCGTACACGGAGACAACTGATGGCTCCAATATAGAGGCCAAGGAGAGTGCCTTGGTGTGGCACCATCAAGATGCTGATCCTGACTTTGGGACTTGCCAGGCCAAGGAGCTTTTGGACCATCTTGAAAATGTACTAGCAAATGAGCCTGTAGTTGTTAAGAGGGGCCAACATATTGTTGAAGTAAAGCCACAG GGAGTTACTAAAGGGCTAGTTGCAGAGAAAGTTCTCTCTGCCATGATTAGTAATGGGAAACAACCTGATTTTGTGATGTGCATTGGGGATGATAGATCTGATGAGGACATGTTTGAAAGCATATCAAGCATAGCTAATGAATCATGTCTCCCTGCAGCACCAGAGATCTTTGCATGTACGGTTGGCCAAAAACCAAGCAAAGCTAGGTACTATCTTGATGAT